DNA from Hwangdonia lutea:
TTGCCATATTGTTTTATTGTGATTCGATGATGAGTCAGAATATCCAGCGTATTGAAGTTAACGGTGTTATTCTTGCTGATAATAATGATGTAGAAAATATTACGGTTTACAATGCATCGTCTAATAAAGGCACAATTACCAATGGCAAGGGTGAATTTACTATTCATGTGGCTTTACATGATATTATCGAAATTTCCGCACTGCAGTTTAAAACCGTTTCAATCACAATTACCGAGGACGCTATAGCGTCTAAACAGTTAAAGATTTATTTAGCCGAACAGGTAAATCAATTAGGTGCTGTGTTATTATCCACGGGACTTTCAGGTGATTTGGTTACCGATATTGATAATACTGAAGAATTGCCCAAAATAGAACTCGATTTAGGCAATATGAATGCTTTGGAATATTTTGATGACAATGCTTTTAATAACGACTTAATTAGAGATGAATTAAATAGGATTGTGAGTAAAGGGCAGTTTTACAACGGAATAGATTTTGCTTCATTGTTGGGGATCAATAAGTTGTTACAACGGAAAAGAAAGCAAAGTAATTTTTATAAAAAGGATGAAAAACCTAAAGATTTATTGGATGTTTATTCCCATAAATTTATTAGCGAATTTTGTAATATTCCGTTTGAAAAAGTAGAGTTGTTTGTGGCTTTTATTGAAGCTGAAGGCATAAAAGACGAGTTATATAAACCAGAAAACGAAGTGTATTTACTCGAGTACTTAATGCGGCAAAGCAAAGAATTTTTGATGTTGGAAGATGCAAAACATTAAATATGTTTCTTTTTTAGTACTGTTGTTTGCTTTTAAAATGGCCGAATCGCAATCTGTTGAAATTTACGGAAAAGTTGAAAGCCATGCGGGTTTTGAAAATATTCACGTTATAAATAAAACGGCTCAGGTTTTTACAACCACCAATAAAATTGGCGAATTTAAAATTACTGCAAAGTTAAACGATACACTTGTGTTTTCGTCTATTCAGCACATTCCAAAATATATTGTTGTTAGTGATCAAGTTGTTTTAAACAGAGCATTAACCGTAACATTAAAAGAGCAAATAAACGAGTTGGGAGAAGTGTTGGTGGGCAAAATATTATCAGGAGATTTGCTTTTGGATATTGAACAGATTGAAGGCGAACCACCCATTAATTGTTACGATGTTGGTATTCCGGGATACACCGGTAAACTGGCTACACAAAGCGAACGGCGATTGCACGAAGCGGGAGAGTTTAAACCAAAAATGCTTTTGGGGCTTTTAGGTGGTGGAATTCCTTTAAACCCAATATTAAATGGTATTTCAGGTAGAACAAAAGAGCTTAAAAACCGCGTTGATATAGAAACGAAAGAGGCCTTGTTGGAAAACATAAAAGCGCGATTAGAAAAAGATTTTTTAAATATATATTCATTGGAAGCAGATAGAGTGGCAGACTTTTTTTATTTCTGCGCAGACGATGCTCATTTTATTGAACGGTGTAAAAACAAGACCGATATTGAAATTCTTGAGTTTTTAAAAGAAAAATTAAAAGTTTATAAAACAAATCTCGAATCGATAACCGATTGATGTTTAAGTTGCGAGGCCCGCGTTAGGGATTGAGCGGCATGTTTGAGCTCGCCGACGATAGGAGGAAGCGAGTAGTGAAAGCCCGACCTTTTGCGATCCTGCAAGGTTTCTAAAAACCTTGTGGGTATGAGAAAAAGGTAACGCCCAAATAATTATTTTTGGAATGCTTTTTGAACCGTAAAAACAAGCATCAAAATAATTACTTTAGCAAAAAAAAAACAGACATGACATTTTTAAAGTCTTTTTTATTCTTTTTAATAATTCCACTTTTTGCCTTTAGCGCCATGCACAAATATTATGTGAGCGTAACGCAAATAAATTATGTAGAAGAGAAGGCATCGGTACAAATAATATCGAGGATTTTTATTGACGATTTCGAGAATGTTTTGCGCAAACGTTACAACGACAACATAACCTTGGCAGGTAAAAACGAACCAAAAACGGTAGATGCTTATATTGCACGTTATTTAAACGAAAAAATAAAAATTAAAATTAATAATAAGGCCGCCAAAATTAACTTTATTGGAAAAGAATATAACGGCGATATTATGCAATGCTACCTGGAAATTGAAGGCGTTAAAGCCATTAATGCATTTGAAATTACTAACCAATTGCTGTTCGATTTATTTCAAGAACAACAAAATATTGTTAAAACCAAAATAAACGAAACACATAAAAGCTTTTTGTTTATTCTTCAAAAAGACCATGCTTTGTTAAACTTTGATTAAAATAAAGTTGAAATTCTTAAAAATTTACTATTTTCGAGCGTTTTTTACGGTGGTATCTTTTACCTTAAAAACAACACTATTCTTTTAAACTAAATATGTTATTAAATTGAAAATGAAAAAAATTGCCTATTACTTTCTGTCTGCGGTATTTATTACTTCGGGGGTTTTTGCTCAAGATCAAGATCAGCAAGAGCGCAAAAAAGGACATACAAATACCAATAAATTTAAGCAATTGTACGATGAGTTTTCAACACCAAATATGTACAGAGCCGCCTCGGGAGCACCGGGTGTGGCATATTATCAGCAACAAGCCGATTATAAAATGGACATTGTTTTAGACGATAAAAATGCGAGATTGTCTGGTTTTGAAACTATTACTTATACCAATAATTCGCCTGATGTTTTAAAATATCTTTGGGTACAATTGGACCAAAATCAACGTGCCAAGGACTCTAAATCGCCGCTAATTGAAAGCAGTGGTGTGGCACCGGTGTTAACGCCTTCACAGTTTGCAAAAAATTATATTAAGGCACCATTAGAGCGAGGTTTTAATATTGAGGAGGTTAAAGATGCCAATGGCAAACCTTTAAAGCACATGATTAATAGAACCATGATGCGTGTGGAATTGCCAAAAGCCATGAAATCGGGCGACAAATTTTCGTTTTCCATTAAGTGGTGGTATAATATTAATAATCACGTAGATGAAGGTGGGCGTTCGGGTTACGAGTATTTTCCAAAAGATGGAAATAGAGCTTATGTCATTGCACAGTTTTTTCCAAGAATGGCAGTTTATAGCGATGTGGAAGGTTGGCAGAATTCTCAATTTTGGGGACGTGATGAGTTTGCATTACCATTTGGCGATTATGAAGTAAATATTACCGTACCGGCAGACCATATTTTGGATGCCACAGGGAAACTTCTAAACAGAAAGGAAGTGTTTACAAAAACGATGATGGATCGTTACGAACAAGCTAAAAAATCGTATAACGAACCGGTTATTATTGTAAATCAAACAGAAGCTGAAGCGGCGGAAAAAGGATTTTCAAACCAAACCAAAACATGGAAATTTAAAGCAGAAAATGTACGTGATTATGGCTTTGCCACATCAAGAAAGTTTATTTGGGATATGATGGCCGTAAAAATCGGTAATAAAGATGTTATGGCGGTGTCTTTGTATCCAAAAGAAGGTAACCCGTTGTGGGAGGACTGGTCTACAAAAGCTGTTGCTAGCACTTTGGAAACCTATTCCAGAATGACGTTTGATTATCCTTACCATAAAGCGATTTCTGTTCATGCCAAACGCCAAGGTATGGAATACCCTATGATTTGTTGGAATTACGGCAGACCAGATGAGGATGGTAATTATAGCGACCGAGTTAAATATGGTATGATGGGGGTAATTATCCATGAAATTGGTCATAACTTTTTTCCTATGATTGTAAATAGTGACGAGCGCCAATGGACATGGATGGACGAAGGCTTAAACACATTTTTACAGTATGTGGCAGAACAGGATTTTGGTGAAAAACATCCCAAAGCATTATCGCCACAGCACAAAAACTTTCCGTCCGATCGTGGGCCAGCACATTTAATTGTGCCATATATGGGTGGTAATCAAGATTATATTGCACCAATAATGACCAAAGGACTTAATACCTATCAATTTGGAAATAACGCTTACGGTAAACCGGCCACGGCTTTAAATATTTTAAGAGAAACCGTAATGGGTCGCGAATTATTCGATTATGCCTTTAAAGAGTATTCGCATCGTTGGATGTTTAAGCACCCAACACCAGAAGATTTTTTCAGAACTATGGAAGATGCATCGGCTTTCGATTTAGACTGGTTTTGGAGAGGTTGGTTTTACACAACCGATTGGGTGGATATCGGTGTAAAAGAGGTGAAAAAATACTATGTGTCGTCAGAACCTAATGCCTACATGAAAGAACTTATGGAAGAAAGAGGTATTAGTAAAAACCAATTAAGACCCTTGGTTTATATGGTTGAAGAAGGTAGCGAAGACTTTAAAGAAGACATGAAAAAGCAAAAACCAGTTGAAAGCGCACCATCTGTAAAAGAATACATTATGGATAACTTTACGCCAGAAGAACAGAAAAACATCAAATCGCCTAAGTACTTCTATAATATTACCTTCGAAAAACCAGGAGGTTTGGTAATGCCTATTATAGTGGAGTACACGTATGCAGATGGCACGACGAAAACCGAAACCTATCCAGCGCAAATCTGGAGGTTAAACGATAATGAAGTTAAAAAAGCTATCGCTTCAGAAAAAGAAATTGTAAGTATTAAAGTAGATCCGAATTTAGAAACGGCAGATGTTGATACTTCAAACAATTCTTGGCCGAGAGAAGTTACACAAAGTCAATTCGATCAATTTAAAGAGAAAATAGACGGAAAATAATTTAAAAAAGGCCAACTTTAATAGTTGGCTTTTTTTATTCTAATAAACACTCACTATATTTGTACTGTGATATATCAACCTACATTTTTATTTATTAGCGGTGCAGAAATAGCTTTTATACTATTTATTGTCATCATGGTTTTTGGTGCCGACAAGCTGCCGGAAATAGCCCGTGGCTTGGGTAAAGGTATGCGTACGCTTAAAGATGCTACCAACGATATTAAACATGAAATTACCAAAACTGTCGAAAAAAACGGTATAGACACCAGCATCACTACCGATGTAAAAAAAGAGCTCGATAAAGTAAAAGACGATCTAGAAGATTTTACAGGCTCAGTAAAACGTAAGTTTTAATAGTATTCCATTAGTTTTCAGAAAGTAAATAATCTGTTTGTCGGAAAAAGATTGTTTTTTGACGAATATTTTTATTCCTATTAGGGAAAAGAAATACTTTGTCAGTCCCAAATCTATAATTTTCGTAAAACATGAAAACAAATCTACTTGTAAGTTTTCTATTGGTTACCACCTTGGTTTTTGGTAAAACAGATAGAGAAATCATAAAAGAAATTGATCAAAAAAACGCTTCTGCATTAATTCTCTTTAACAATCAACAAATAGTAAAGTCATTTAAAGAATTTATTCATGCTAAAGCATTGTCAGATTCCATACAAGACAATTACGGAAGTGCTACGGCTAATTTTCACTTAGGTAATATTTATTACTTAATGGAAAATTATAAGTCTGCCCAAGAGCATTATCAATTAACATTAGATGTTTTAAAAGAGTTAGATGACGATTACCTGGTTTCAAGTTCGTTTTTAAACCTAGCCAAAATATTTAGAGACCAGAATAAATACAATAAAAGCATTGAATATTTTGAGAAAGCACTTCAGTTTTCTGTTGCTAAAAGAGGCTTACAGACTGCCGAAAAAGAAAATCTCCAAAACATATATGTTGAGGCAAAGATTAATTTATGCGAATTATATATTGAAAAAAACAGCTTAGACGAGGCGTTGATAAACCTTTTAAAATTAGGCAACTATCTAAAAACAAATTCTGTAAATTCTAGTTTAGAAGGGTATTTCAATTATGTTTACGGTATATATTATGCAAAAAAAGAACTGTATAATAATGCAAGCAATAAATTTAGGGAAGCTATTTTTTCATTAAATGAACACAACGAAGAAGTCGATTTAGCTTTAATGAGTGATATTTATATGCAATTGTCCATTGCCTTGGCAAAATCAGGTAAAAGCACAGAAGCATACATTACTTTATTGGAACAAAATAATTACAAAGACCAACTTTCCAATGAAGAAAAAAACAGACATGATTTAATTTTAAAATCTAAATTTTTAATTGAAGATTACAAAAACGAGGCCAAAACCGCAAATATTGCACGACTGGAGCAAATGGAGATAGCCAATAAGTTCAAGAAAATCAATATCATATTTTTTATAACCTTGTTGCTGTTAGTGGTTTCATTCATCGTTATTTATAAAAGTTATAGCTCTAAAATAAAATTGAGCAAAACTTTAAAGCTTAAAAACAACGAATTACAACTTGCTAAGGATGAGGCCTTAAAAACCTCAGAGTTAAAAAGTAAATTTATTTCAAACGTATCTCACGAATTGAGAACACCGCTTTATGGTGTAGTTGGTATAACATCGCTCTTGTTAAACGAGAGAAAGAACCTTAGCGAACGCGACAGAAAATATTTGCAATCTCTTAAATATTCCGGTGATTACCTTTTAAATTTAGTTAACGATATATTACAAGCCAACAAAATGGAAGCTCAAAAAATCGAGCTTAAAAATGTGTCGGTAAACCTAAAATCTTTAATGCAGCGCATAGTCGATTCTTTTGAATACAGATTACAAGAATCGAATAACATTATTAAATTGTCTATTGACGAAGAAATCCCGGAGTACATTAAAGTTGATAAAGTTAGAATGTCTCAGGTTTTACTAAATTTAATTGGGAATAGTATAAAATTTACTGAAAGCGGTGTTATTGATTTGAGAATAAAACTACTAAACCTAGATGAGGAAAAGGTGAGTTTGCGTTTTGAAATTGAAGATAACGGCATAGGGATTCCTGAAGATAAGTTTAAAACCATTTTCGATAATTTTTCCCAATTAGGAAATGAAAATAATACGAATTATCAAGGCACTGGTTTGGGGCTGTCCATAACCCAAAACATTATTCAACTATTTGAGAGCCAAATTGAACTTGAAAGTGAAGTAGGTAAAGGCACCAAGTTTAGCTTTAATATAGATTTCGAAATAGACCAAGAAAGTAAAACGGTAGTAGACCTAAACGCACCAAAAAAGGTGAAACTAAATAAAGGTAATAAGTATAAAATTTTAATAGTTGAAGATAATAAGATAAACCAAATTGTAACTAAAAATTTATTGGTTAAGCAAAACTACGCTTGCGACATTGTTGATAATGGTTTAAAAGCCGTTGAAATAATGAAAGCTAAAAACAGTTACGATCTTATTTTAATGGATATTAATATGCCCGTTATGAATGGTAATGATGCCACCGTGGCCATTAGGCAATTTAATAAAGAAATACCTATTATAGCTTTAACAGCTGCCGATATTGAAGAGGTTAAACAAGATTTTGATATTATAGGGTTTAACGATATTATCACCAAACCATTTGATAATTACGAGTTTTTTCAAACGATAGCTTCGCATATTCAAAATTCGAATTCTTGTGAAGTAAAATTGGTTAAGGCATCTTAATGTTTAAACTGTAAAGCATAAATGTTAGGTTGGTTTTTTGGGCGTTACCTAAAGGTCGGGCTTTCACTACTCAATCTTTTTAAA
Protein-coding regions in this window:
- a CDS encoding DUF6702 family protein; translated protein: MTFLKSFLFFLIIPLFAFSAMHKYYVSVTQINYVEEKASVQIISRIFIDDFENVLRKRYNDNITLAGKNEPKTVDAYIARYLNEKIKIKINNKAAKINFIGKEYNGDIMQCYLEIEGVKAINAFEITNQLLFDLFQEQQNIVKTKINETHKSFLFILQKDHALLNFD
- a CDS encoding ATP-binding protein — its product is MKTNLLVSFLLVTTLVFGKTDREIIKEIDQKNASALILFNNQQIVKSFKEFIHAKALSDSIQDNYGSATANFHLGNIYYLMENYKSAQEHYQLTLDVLKELDDDYLVSSSFLNLAKIFRDQNKYNKSIEYFEKALQFSVAKRGLQTAEKENLQNIYVEAKINLCELYIEKNSLDEALINLLKLGNYLKTNSVNSSLEGYFNYVYGIYYAKKELYNNASNKFREAIFSLNEHNEEVDLALMSDIYMQLSIALAKSGKSTEAYITLLEQNNYKDQLSNEEKNRHDLILKSKFLIEDYKNEAKTANIARLEQMEIANKFKKINIIFFITLLLLVVSFIVIYKSYSSKIKLSKTLKLKNNELQLAKDEALKTSELKSKFISNVSHELRTPLYGVVGITSLLLNERKNLSERDRKYLQSLKYSGDYLLNLVNDILQANKMEAQKIELKNVSVNLKSLMQRIVDSFEYRLQESNNIIKLSIDEEIPEYIKVDKVRMSQVLLNLIGNSIKFTESGVIDLRIKLLNLDEEKVSLRFEIEDNGIGIPEDKFKTIFDNFSQLGNENNTNYQGTGLGLSITQNIIQLFESQIELESEVGKGTKFSFNIDFEIDQESKTVVDLNAPKKVKLNKGNKYKILIVEDNKINQIVTKNLLVKQNYACDIVDNGLKAVEIMKAKNSYDLILMDINMPVMNGNDATVAIRQFNKEIPIIALTAADIEEVKQDFDIIGFNDIITKPFDNYEFFQTIASHIQNSNSCEVKLVKAS
- a CDS encoding Sec-independent protein translocase subunit TatA/TatB, yielding MIYQPTFLFISGAEIAFILFIVIMVFGADKLPEIARGLGKGMRTLKDATNDIKHEITKTVEKNGIDTSITTDVKKELDKVKDDLEDFTGSVKRKF
- a CDS encoding carboxypeptidase-like regulatory domain-containing protein, with protein sequence MKQLLLFIAILFYCDSMMSQNIQRIEVNGVILADNNDVENITVYNASSNKGTITNGKGEFTIHVALHDIIEISALQFKTVSITITEDAIASKQLKIYLAEQVNQLGAVLLSTGLSGDLVTDIDNTEELPKIELDLGNMNALEYFDDNAFNNDLIRDELNRIVSKGQFYNGIDFASLLGINKLLQRKRKQSNFYKKDEKPKDLLDVYSHKFISEFCNIPFEKVELFVAFIEAEGIKDELYKPENEVYLLEYLMRQSKEFLMLEDAKH
- a CDS encoding M1 family metallopeptidase, whose translation is MKKIAYYFLSAVFITSGVFAQDQDQQERKKGHTNTNKFKQLYDEFSTPNMYRAASGAPGVAYYQQQADYKMDIVLDDKNARLSGFETITYTNNSPDVLKYLWVQLDQNQRAKDSKSPLIESSGVAPVLTPSQFAKNYIKAPLERGFNIEEVKDANGKPLKHMINRTMMRVELPKAMKSGDKFSFSIKWWYNINNHVDEGGRSGYEYFPKDGNRAYVIAQFFPRMAVYSDVEGWQNSQFWGRDEFALPFGDYEVNITVPADHILDATGKLLNRKEVFTKTMMDRYEQAKKSYNEPVIIVNQTEAEAAEKGFSNQTKTWKFKAENVRDYGFATSRKFIWDMMAVKIGNKDVMAVSLYPKEGNPLWEDWSTKAVASTLETYSRMTFDYPYHKAISVHAKRQGMEYPMICWNYGRPDEDGNYSDRVKYGMMGVIIHEIGHNFFPMIVNSDERQWTWMDEGLNTFLQYVAEQDFGEKHPKALSPQHKNFPSDRGPAHLIVPYMGGNQDYIAPIMTKGLNTYQFGNNAYGKPATALNILRETVMGRELFDYAFKEYSHRWMFKHPTPEDFFRTMEDASAFDLDWFWRGWFYTTDWVDIGVKEVKKYYVSSEPNAYMKELMEERGISKNQLRPLVYMVEEGSEDFKEDMKKQKPVESAPSVKEYIMDNFTPEEQKNIKSPKYFYNITFEKPGGLVMPIIVEYTYADGTTKTETYPAQIWRLNDNEVKKAIASEKEIVSIKVDPNLETADVDTSNNSWPREVTQSQFDQFKEKIDGK